The Flavobacterium commune genome contains a region encoding:
- a CDS encoding response regulator transcription factor — protein MKLLIVEDEPHLLSIIRKGLSEKNNEVSVALDGTTGLEMILNHNFDVVILDIMLPDINGIEICRRLRAAKNFVPILLLTALGTTENIVTGLNSGADDYLAKPFKFSELEARIAALARRSNQEHRPNDLIQIDDLEIDRRAKSVKRNGELIQLTAKEFKLLYYLASNSQTILSREKILDNVWDINFDMNTNVVDVYINYLRNKIDKPYQNKLIHTIKGLGYIIKP, from the coding sequence ATGAAACTACTTATTGTTGAAGACGAACCCCATCTTTTATCGATTATTCGAAAAGGACTTTCTGAAAAAAACAACGAAGTAAGCGTAGCACTTGATGGTACAACAGGACTTGAAATGATTTTGAATCACAATTTTGATGTGGTTATTCTCGACATCATGCTCCCGGATATTAACGGAATTGAAATTTGCAGACGACTAAGAGCCGCTAAAAACTTTGTCCCCATCTTACTCTTAACCGCTCTGGGAACTACCGAAAACATTGTTACCGGACTGAATTCCGGAGCTGATGATTATCTGGCAAAACCTTTTAAATTTTCGGAATTAGAAGCCCGAATTGCAGCCCTGGCACGAAGATCAAATCAGGAACACAGACCCAATGACCTGATTCAGATTGATGATTTGGAAATTGACAGAAGAGCCAAATCAGTCAAACGAAATGGAGAACTTATTCAGCTAACCGCTAAAGAATTCAAACTATTATACTATCTGGCCAGCAACTCTCAAACCATCTTGTCCAGAGAAAAAATATTAGACAATGTTTGGGATATTAATTTTGACATGAATACTAATGTAGTTGATGTTTATATCAATTATCTTCGAAACAAAATTGACAAACCTTATCAAAACAAATTAATCCACACTATCAAAGGATTGGGTTACATTATAAAACCATAA
- a CDS encoding YceI family protein encodes MATTKWAIDSTHSEIGFKVKHMMFTNVSGNFSDYEANISTEDDNFENANIEFSANIDSINTNNTDRDNHLKSGDFFDAENFPKLTFKATSFTKNGDDYELTGDLSLRGVTKTVTLPTEFSGLMKDPWGNTKAGLNISGKINRKEWGLNWNSALETGGVLVGEDVKLNIELQLIKL; translated from the coding sequence ATGGCAACTACAAAATGGGCAATTGACTCGACACACTCAGAAATTGGATTTAAAGTAAAACACATGATGTTTACAAATGTTTCAGGAAATTTTAGCGACTATGAAGCAAATATTTCCACCGAAGACGACAACTTTGAAAATGCCAATATCGAATTCTCTGCAAATATCGATTCGATTAATACCAATAATACTGACAGGGACAATCATCTAAAAAGTGGCGACTTTTTTGACGCTGAAAACTTTCCTAAACTCACTTTCAAAGCTACTTCCTTCACTAAAAATGGTGATGATTATGAATTAACTGGAGATTTAAGTCTGAGAGGGGTAACAAAAACGGTTACACTTCCTACCGAATTCAGCGGATTAATGAAAGATCCTTGGGGAAATACAAAAGCAGGATTGAATATTTCCGGTAAAATAAACCGTAAAGAATGGGGATTGAACTGGAACTCTGCTCTTGAAACCGGTGGTGTTTTAGTAGGCGAAGATGTAAAATTGAACATCGAATTACAATTAATAAAGCTATAA
- a CDS encoding DUF3037 domain-containing protein translates to MQEQHLYDYAVIRVVPRVEREEFINVGLMLYSKRQKYLRIQYQIPVAKISLFCSEFDLDQLKINLDSFVAICEGKKEAGPIAQFEKDERFRWLTAVKSSSIQTSRPHSGFSSDLDQTFEKLYSELVL, encoded by the coding sequence ATGCAAGAACAACACTTATATGATTATGCTGTCATTCGTGTTGTACCAAGAGTAGAACGCGAAGAATTTATAAATGTAGGTTTGATGCTTTATTCCAAGCGTCAGAAATATTTACGAATTCAATATCAAATTCCTGTTGCTAAAATCAGCTTGTTTTGCAGTGAATTTGATTTAGACCAACTCAAAATCAATTTAGATTCTTTTGTAGCCATTTGCGAAGGCAAAAAAGAAGCGGGACCTATTGCTCAATTTGAAAAAGACGAACGATTTAGATGGCTCACTGCTGTTAAAAGTTCGAGTATTCAAACTTCAAGACCCCATTCGGGATTTAGCAGCGATTTAGACCAGACTTTCGAAAAACTATATTCTGAATTAGTCTTGTAA
- a CDS encoding 3-deoxy-D-manno-octulosonic acid transferase, with translation MLFLYNTIITIADFFLKIISLFNPKIKLFVAGRKNVFETLSQKINTNDKTIWFHAASLGEYEQGLPVIEKIKEKYPSYKIILTFFSPSGYEVRKNNIVADATAYLPMDTKENAQKFLKLVHPEMAFFIKYEYWPNYLNELKKENTPTYLISGIFRENQLFFKWYGQFYRNALNTFTYFFVQNEASKKLLLQLGKTNVAVSGDTRFDRVATILEKDNTLDFISEFKNDTLTIVIGSSWPKDENLLIDYINSTTQNTKFIIAPHNIKSEQIEQLKNSISKKTVLFSEKENKNLADFDVFIIDTIGILTKIYSYADIAYVGGGFGNPGVHNILEPATFGVPIVIGPNFSHFAEATALVNLGGCISIMNANELQNTFDSLISDKITRNKKGTICRDFVKTNTGATNMILESI, from the coding sequence ATGCTTTTTCTATACAATACCATCATTACGATTGCTGATTTTTTCCTAAAAATTATCTCGCTATTCAACCCAAAAATCAAACTGTTTGTTGCTGGAAGAAAAAACGTTTTTGAAACACTTTCGCAAAAAATAAATACTAACGATAAAACCATTTGGTTTCATGCCGCTTCCCTAGGCGAATACGAACAAGGCCTGCCTGTGATTGAAAAAATAAAAGAAAAATACCCTTCGTATAAAATTATTTTGACTTTCTTTTCTCCTTCAGGTTACGAAGTTAGAAAAAACAATATTGTAGCTGATGCAACGGCATATCTACCGATGGACACTAAAGAGAATGCTCAAAAATTCCTAAAACTCGTTCATCCAGAAATGGCTTTCTTTATCAAATATGAATATTGGCCAAACTACCTAAACGAACTAAAAAAAGAAAATACACCGACTTATTTGATTTCAGGCATTTTTAGAGAAAACCAATTATTTTTTAAATGGTATGGTCAGTTTTACAGAAACGCGTTAAATACTTTCACTTATTTTTTTGTACAAAATGAAGCTTCAAAAAAACTATTACTGCAATTAGGAAAAACAAATGTTGCTGTTTCCGGAGACACCCGCTTTGATCGTGTTGCCACAATTTTAGAAAAAGACAATACTTTGGATTTTATTTCCGAATTTAAAAACGACACATTGACTATCGTTATTGGAAGTTCCTGGCCAAAAGACGAAAATTTATTGATAGATTACATCAACTCAACTACCCAAAACACAAAATTCATCATAGCGCCTCACAACATAAAATCCGAGCAAATAGAACAATTAAAAAATAGCATCTCTAAGAAAACGGTTCTTTTTTCAGAAAAAGAAAATAAAAACCTTGCCGACTTTGATGTATTTATCATTGACACTATTGGGATTTTAACCAAAATATACAGTTATGCCGATATCGCATACGTAGGTGGCGGATTTGGAAATCCTGGTGTACACAATATACTGGAACCGGCTACTTTTGGCGTACCAATTGTTATAGGACCAAACTTTTCACATTTTGCAGAAGCTACAGCCTTAGTAAATTTAGGAGGCTGTATCAGTATTATGAATGCAAATGAATTACAAAACACTTTTGATTCATTAATTTCTGACAAAATTACAAGAAACAAAAAAGGAACCATTTGCAGGGATTTTGTAAAAACAAATACAGGTGCCACAAATATGATATTGGAAAGCATCTAA
- the fabD gene encoding ACP S-malonyltransferase — MKAYVFPGQGAQFTGMGKDLYENSPLAKELFEKANEILGFRITDIMFEGTAEELKETKVTQPAVFLHSVILAKTLEDFKPEMVAGHSLGEFSALVANGALSFEDGLKLVSQRALAMQKACEITPSTMAAVLGLADNIVEEVCASIDGVVVAANYNCPGQLVISGEFKAVELACEKMKEAGAKRALLLPVGGAFHSPMMEPAREELAAAIEATTFSAPICPVYQNVTASAVSDADEIKKNLIIQLTAPVKWTQSVQQMIADGATLFTEVGPGKVLAGLIGKINKEAATANA, encoded by the coding sequence ATGAAAGCATACGTATTTCCAGGTCAAGGCGCACAGTTTACAGGAATGGGTAAAGACTTATATGAAAACTCTCCATTAGCAAAAGAATTGTTTGAAAAAGCAAACGAAATATTAGGTTTCCGCATCACAGATATTATGTTTGAAGGAACTGCCGAAGAATTAAAAGAAACTAAAGTAACGCAACCGGCCGTATTTTTACACTCGGTAATTTTAGCTAAAACTTTAGAAGATTTCAAACCGGAAATGGTAGCGGGACATTCTTTAGGAGAATTTTCAGCTTTGGTTGCCAATGGTGCTTTGTCTTTTGAAGACGGATTAAAATTAGTTTCCCAAAGAGCTTTGGCTATGCAAAAAGCCTGCGAAATCACTCCTTCAACAATGGCTGCTGTTTTAGGATTAGCGGATAATATTGTAGAAGAAGTATGTGCTTCTATCGACGGAGTTGTAGTTGCTGCTAATTACAACTGCCCTGGACAATTAGTGATTTCAGGAGAATTTAAAGCGGTTGAATTAGCTTGTGAAAAAATGAAAGAAGCAGGTGCAAAACGTGCTTTATTATTACCTGTTGGTGGTGCATTTCACTCACCTATGATGGAACCTGCAAGAGAAGAACTGGCTGCTGCAATCGAAGCAACTACTTTCTCTGCTCCTATTTGCCCTGTATATCAAAACGTAACAGCAAGCGCAGTTTCGGATGCAGATGAAATTAAGAAAAACCTAATCATTCAGTTGACTGCTCCTGTAAAATGGACACAATCAGTTCAACAAATGATTGCTGACGGTGCTACTTTATTTACCGAAGTAGGTCCTGGAAAAGTATTAGCGGGACTAATTGGAAAAATCAATAAAGAAGCTGCTACTGCAAATGCTTAA
- a CDS encoding DegT/DnrJ/EryC1/StrS family aminotransferase — protein MKKIQMVDLKSQYDKIATTVNTSIQEVLDTNTYINGPQVHQFQKSLEDYLGVKHVIPCANGTDALQIAMMGLDLKPGDEVITADFTFAATVEVIALLQLTPVLVDVDLDNMNISLERIKAAITPKTKAIVPVHLFGRAANMDAIMALANEHNLYVIEDNAQAIGADFISASGAKTKVGTIGHVGATSFFPSKNLGCYGDGGAIFTNDDALAHTIRGIVNHGMYERYHHDVVGVNSRLDSIQAAVLNAKLPLLNDYNTARRGAAAKYNTALAGHANIITPSFDENENDHVFHQYTLRIIDADRNGLMQHLLDKGIPCAIYYPIPLHSQKAYVDVRYKEEDFPVTNQLVKEVISLPMHTELDDEQIKFITDSVLEFLNK, from the coding sequence ATGAAGAAAATTCAAATGGTTGACTTAAAAAGTCAATATGATAAAATTGCCACTACGGTAAATACTTCTATTCAGGAAGTTTTAGATACCAATACTTATATCAACGGACCTCAGGTGCATCAATTCCAAAAATCTTTGGAAGATTATTTAGGTGTAAAACACGTAATTCCTTGTGCAAATGGGACCGATGCTTTGCAAATTGCAATGATGGGATTGGATTTAAAGCCAGGGGATGAGGTAATTACTGCCGATTTTACTTTTGCAGCTACAGTTGAGGTAATTGCTTTGTTGCAGTTGACTCCGGTGTTAGTTGATGTTGATTTGGACAATATGAATATTTCATTGGAAAGAATCAAAGCGGCTATTACTCCAAAAACTAAAGCAATAGTTCCGGTACATTTGTTCGGTCGCGCAGCTAATATGGATGCAATTATGGCTTTGGCCAATGAACATAACTTGTATGTTATTGAAGATAATGCACAAGCCATTGGTGCCGATTTTATTTCAGCTTCAGGGGCAAAAACTAAGGTAGGAACTATTGGTCATGTAGGAGCAACTTCATTTTTTCCTTCTAAAAACTTAGGTTGTTATGGTGATGGTGGCGCTATTTTTACTAATGATGATGCGTTGGCGCATACCATTCGCGGAATTGTCAATCACGGAATGTACGAACGTTACCATCATGATGTGGTAGGGGTGAACTCGAGATTAGACAGTATTCAGGCTGCTGTTTTGAATGCTAAATTACCTTTATTGAACGATTATAATACAGCGCGTCGTGGAGCTGCCGCTAAGTATAATACTGCTTTGGCTGGTCACGCTAATATTATTACCCCTTCATTTGATGAAAATGAAAATGATCATGTTTTTCACCAATATACCTTACGAATTATTGATGCTGACAGAAACGGATTGATGCAACATTTGTTAGATAAAGGAATTCCATGTGCTATTTATTATCCAATTCCGTTGCATTCGCAAAAAGCTTATGTTGATGTGCGTTACAAAGAAGAAGATTTTCCGGTGACCAATCAATTGGTGAAAGAAGTGATTTCGTTGCCAATGCACACCGAGTTGGACGATGAGCAAATAAAATTTATTACTGATAGTGTTTTAGAATTTTTAAATAAATAA
- a CDS encoding nuclear transport factor 2 family protein — protein sequence MRKYFLLLVLISVSNWAQTKAVSKEAAAVAARVEAFRKALIDPTESNLKALTSKDLSYGHSSGVLQDQKVFIEKLLNGESDFVTIEFQNQSIQVTGDVAIVRHNLVAHTKDSGVEKDIKIGNVLVWQKQKDKWLLIARQAFKLPQ from the coding sequence ATGAGAAAATATTTTCTATTGTTAGTTTTGATTTCGGTTTCCAATTGGGCACAAACAAAAGCAGTTTCTAAAGAAGCAGCAGCTGTTGCTGCTAGAGTTGAAGCTTTTCGCAAAGCATTAATTGATCCAACAGAAAGCAATTTGAAAGCCTTGACTTCAAAAGATTTAAGCTACGGGCATTCCAGTGGTGTCCTTCAGGATCAAAAAGTTTTTATTGAAAAATTGCTTAACGGAGAATCTGATTTTGTGACGATAGAATTTCAAAATCAAAGTATTCAAGTTACCGGAGATGTTGCCATAGTGAGACATAATCTTGTAGCACATACTAAGGATAGCGGTGTTGAAAAAGACATAAAAATTGGAAACGTACTCGTTTGGCAAAAACAAAAAGACAAGTGGTTGCTGATAGCCAGACAGGCTTTTAAATTGCCCCAATAA
- a CDS encoding OsmC family protein has translation MGNLLEKDIVGTIGSQKYLCTISWRNGQLIMDEPESNGGKDLGPDPFSALLASLAGCTLATLRMYIDRKGWDIPEINISVNATQELDGEFETIFSRQISFSTNITTEQKERLLLIADKCPVSKILKGKITINTML, from the coding sequence ATGGGAAACTTACTAGAAAAAGACATTGTTGGAACAATAGGTTCTCAAAAATATTTGTGCACTATTTCGTGGCGCAACGGTCAACTAATTATGGATGAACCCGAAAGCAACGGAGGAAAAGATTTAGGACCGGATCCTTTTTCAGCTCTTTTAGCATCTTTAGCGGGCTGTACCTTGGCTACTTTGCGAATGTACATTGACCGAAAAGGCTGGGATATTCCCGAAATTAATATCTCAGTCAATGCTACTCAGGAATTAGATGGCGAATTTGAAACTATTTTTTCAAGACAAATTTCTTTTTCTACTAATATAACCACAGAACAAAAAGAACGATTACTACTAATTGCTGACAAATGCCCCGTTTCTAAAATCTTAAAAGGAAAAATAACTATTAACACAATGCTGTAA
- a CDS encoding PG1828 family lipoprotein: MKKVFLSLAVVAVLSVVSCKKAEEAPAEEAVDTTAVAVDSAAVVADTAAVAVDSAAAATEAPAAEAAAE; the protein is encoded by the coding sequence ATGAAAAAAGTATTTTTAAGTTTAGCTGTAGTTGCTGTATTATCTGTTGTATCTTGTAAAAAAGCTGAAGAGGCTCCTGCTGAAGAAGCTGTAGATACTACTGCTGTAGCTGTTGATTCTGCTGCTGTTGTAGCTGATACTGCTGCTGTTGCTGTTGATTCTGCTGCTGCTGCTACTGAAGCTCCTGCTGCTGAAGCTGCTGCTGAGTAA
- a CDS encoding NADPH-dependent FMN reductase — protein sequence MTKKIIAFGASSSTNSINKQLATYAASQFENTDVEVLDLNDYEMPIFSLDKESKNGIPELAKDFFNKIGTADLVIVSLAEHNGAYSTAFKNIFDWTSRVNPKFFQEKQTLILATSPGPRGGLTVLEIAKNRFPFQGANVKGSFSLPSFNDNFNANEGITNEKLKGDLLEIIQSIEL from the coding sequence ATGACTAAAAAAATTATTGCCTTTGGCGCATCTTCAAGTACAAATTCTATCAATAAACAATTAGCCACTTATGCTGCATCACAATTTGAAAATACTGATGTAGAAGTTTTAGACTTAAACGATTATGAAATGCCTATTTTTTCTTTAGATAAAGAATCTAAAAATGGCATTCCCGAATTAGCAAAAGACTTTTTCAATAAAATAGGAACTGCTGATTTGGTAATTGTATCACTTGCCGAACATAACGGAGCTTATTCAACCGCTTTTAAAAATATTTTTGACTGGACTTCCAGGGTGAATCCTAAGTTTTTTCAGGAAAAACAAACCCTAATTCTGGCTACTTCTCCTGGACCAAGAGGCGGACTTACAGTTTTAGAAATTGCAAAAAACCGTTTCCCTTTTCAGGGAGCTAATGTAAAAGGAAGTTTTTCTCTACCAAGTTTCAATGATAATTTCAATGCAAATGAAGGAATTACAAATGAAAAACTAAAAGGCGATTTACTTGAAATTATTCAATCTATCGAACTTTAA
- a CDS encoding (4Fe-4S)-binding protein: MNPKELTKEYTNGEVTIVWQSAKCIHSANCVRNNPDVFQPKEKPWIKPEASTTEKIIDTVNKCPSGALTYFLNKK, encoded by the coding sequence ATGAATCCAAAAGAGCTAACAAAAGAATATACCAATGGTGAAGTTACCATTGTATGGCAATCGGCTAAGTGTATCCATTCGGCTAATTGCGTTCGGAATAATCCGGATGTATTTCAGCCTAAAGAAAAGCCCTGGATAAAACCGGAGGCTTCAACAACAGAAAAAATTATCGATACCGTAAATAAATGTCCTTCGGGAGCTTTAACCTACTTTTTAAACAAGAAATAA
- a CDS encoding DUF1508 domain-containing protein — MGTFVISKRFSGDYKFEFTSRKGKTIFTSNAYELRMDCEADAEYLRSVFESCSYVKFKTSKGKFFFRVVVDGKVIAVSRKYSTELMVQKGIDEIVKYGSKAEILDFANNDFEFID, encoded by the coding sequence ATGGGAACTTTTGTTATTAGTAAAAGATTTAGCGGAGATTATAAGTTTGAATTTACTTCTAGAAAAGGAAAAACCATTTTTACGAGCAATGCGTATGAATTGCGGATGGATTGTGAGGCAGATGCGGAGTATTTGCGATCTGTGTTCGAAAGTTGTTCTTACGTGAAATTTAAAACATCTAAGGGGAAGTTTTTCTTTAGGGTGGTGGTTGATGGTAAGGTGATTGCAGTAAGCAGAAAATACAGTACTGAGTTGATGGTTCAGAAGGGGATTGATGAGATTGTGAAATATGGCTCAAAAGCGGAGATATTGGATTTTGCTAATAATGATTTTGAGTTTATTGATTAA
- a CDS encoding sensor histidine kinase, translated as MQIRKKITITYIALSCFSTSLLCIVIFSLFKQNNEYYFIKRLQDRAKIASSAHSQKNLEKKNYFKEFKKSGLEELIEEKEYILSVKGKNTFEYNTDLHLPPEFYKEIMKKGSSWFEEDYRYYYGQIFGEEGQKHIVIVTAKDRRGNTSTIYILQILIFGGIGFIILAYFFGQFLARRVINPIALITKEVHRISASNLHNRLADTDGKDEISDLTKTFNDMLDRLETSFEIQANFINNASHELKTPITTIIAETEIMLLKERATEEYIYSLENINKQASKLGNLTESLLKLTQTGYDGTKQVLDMARIDEILLEVKASIDTLFPNNRVNIKIKAIPEDESLLTIPCNRPLLELALNNIISNAVKYSDNDEVFVNLSVDDAKIKIAITDIGIGIPPEDIPYLYEPFFRGKIASKYNGYGLGLPLAMKIIRMHNGELQIQSETGKGTVVNITFEKNEH; from the coding sequence ATGCAAATTAGAAAAAAAATAACCATCACTTACATTGCGCTATCTTGTTTTAGCACCTCGCTTTTGTGCATTGTCATTTTTTCTCTATTCAAACAAAACAATGAATATTATTTTATAAAAAGACTTCAGGACCGCGCTAAAATTGCTTCATCAGCTCATTCTCAAAAAAATCTGGAGAAGAAAAATTATTTTAAAGAATTCAAAAAAAGCGGACTGGAAGAACTTATCGAAGAAAAAGAATACATTCTGTCTGTAAAAGGGAAAAACACCTTTGAATACAACACCGATTTACATCTTCCTCCGGAATTCTACAAAGAGATCATGAAAAAAGGATCAAGCTGGTTTGAAGAAGATTACCGCTATTATTATGGGCAAATTTTTGGCGAAGAAGGACAAAAACACATTGTAATTGTCACTGCCAAAGACCGTCGGGGAAATACCAGTACCATTTATATTTTGCAAATTCTAATCTTTGGAGGAATTGGCTTTATTATTCTGGCCTACTTTTTTGGTCAGTTTTTAGCCCGAAGAGTAATCAACCCTATCGCATTAATTACCAAAGAAGTACACCGAATCAGTGCATCAAATCTTCATAATAGATTAGCCGATACTGACGGAAAAGATGAGATTAGCGATCTTACCAAAACCTTCAACGACATGCTGGATCGATTAGAAACTTCATTTGAAATTCAGGCTAATTTTATCAACAATGCTTCACATGAATTAAAAACGCCAATAACCACCATTATTGCCGAAACCGAAATTATGCTCCTGAAAGAAAGAGCTACCGAAGAATACATTTATTCGTTAGAAAACATCAATAAACAGGCTTCAAAATTAGGCAATCTTACCGAAAGCCTTTTAAAACTAACCCAAACAGGCTATGATGGTACCAAACAAGTACTGGATATGGCCCGAATTGATGAAATTCTGCTGGAAGTAAAAGCATCGATAGATACTCTTTTCCCTAACAATCGTGTCAATATTAAAATTAAAGCAATTCCGGAAGACGAATCGCTGTTAACCATCCCCTGCAACAGACCTTTGCTGGAATTAGCCTTGAATAATATTATTTCAAATGCTGTAAAATATTCTGACAACGACGAGGTCTTTGTGAATCTTTCTGTTGACGATGCTAAAATCAAAATTGCCATTACTGATATAGGAATTGGAATACCACCTGAAGATATTCCTTATTTGTACGAACCTTTTTTTAGGGGTAAAATTGCTTCTAAATACAACGGTTACGGACTTGGTTTACCATTGGCCATGAAAATCATCCGAATGCACAACGGAGAACTTCAAATTCAATCGGAAACCGGAAAAGGAACTGTTGTAAACATCACCTTTGAAAAAAACGAACATTAG
- a CDS encoding GNAT family N-acetyltransferase, translating into MNEIIGLEYNEKKGYFYVKIDDKTEAKMTFVFAGPHKIIIDHTEVNPGHNGKNFGKKMVEKAVLFAREKELKILPLCPFAKKVFDKTPEFSDVL; encoded by the coding sequence ATGAATGAAATTATAGGACTGGAATACAACGAAAAGAAAGGTTATTTTTATGTAAAAATCGATGACAAAACAGAGGCAAAAATGACCTTTGTTTTTGCAGGACCTCATAAAATCATTATAGACCACACCGAAGTAAATCCGGGACACAACGGTAAAAACTTTGGAAAGAAAATGGTTGAAAAAGCCGTTTTATTTGCCCGAGAAAAAGAGTTAAAAATTCTTCCTCTGTGTCCTTTTGCAAAAAAGGTTTTCGATAAAACACCCGAATTTAGTGATGTTTTGTAA
- a CDS encoding HipA family kinase: MNLDLRTVNVIRYITPLREGGSLPALAEADDDFKYVLKFRGAGHGVKALIAEFLGGQIAKQLGLPVPELVFAHLDEAFGRTEADEEIQDLLKFSQGLNLGLHYLSGAITFDAAANDCEALLASKIVWLDAFITNVDRTFKNTNLLIWKKELWLIDHGASFYFHHSWINWEKTALTPFTLIKDHVLLPKASKLEEAHSQYSNLLNDAILKEIVNQIPEDWLQWEDQSISPEEIKNIYFQFLSLRLKNAEIFLKQAQDARTTLI; this comes from the coding sequence ATGAATTTAGATTTACGAACAGTAAACGTTATACGATACATTACGCCACTTCGGGAAGGTGGCTCCTTACCTGCCTTAGCAGAAGCTGATGATGATTTTAAATATGTATTAAAATTTAGAGGAGCCGGTCATGGAGTAAAAGCATTAATTGCTGAATTTTTAGGCGGTCAAATAGCAAAACAATTAGGTTTACCCGTTCCTGAATTAGTTTTTGCACACCTGGACGAAGCCTTTGGAAGGACAGAAGCTGACGAAGAAATTCAGGATTTATTAAAGTTTAGTCAGGGTTTAAATTTAGGCCTGCACTATTTATCAGGAGCAATTACCTTTGATGCCGCTGCAAATGATTGCGAAGCTTTATTGGCATCAAAAATTGTTTGGTTAGATGCTTTTATTACTAATGTTGACCGAACCTTTAAAAACACTAATCTTTTAATTTGGAAAAAAGAACTTTGGCTTATTGATCACGGGGCATCTTTTTATTTTCATCATTCCTGGATTAATTGGGAGAAAACAGCCCTTACTCCATTTACATTAATTAAAGATCATGTTTTATTACCAAAAGCATCAAAACTAGAAGAAGCTCATTCACAATACTCCAACCTATTAAACGATGCTATTTTAAAAGAAATTGTAAACCAAATTCCGGAAGACTGGCTACAATGGGAAGATCAATCCATAAGCCCGGAAGAAATTAAAAACATCTATTTCCAGTTTTTAAGCTTACGCTTGAAAAATGCTGAAATATTTTTAAAACAAGCTCAAGATGCAAGAACAACACTTATATGA
- a CDS encoding pirin family protein, which produces MANTVFHKADTRGHADHGWLNAYHSFSFASWYNPDRVQFGALRVLNDDTVAPGMGFGTHPHDNMEIITIPLEGDLAHKDSMGNAATIKTGDVQVMSAGTGIQHSEFNPNADLRTKLFQIWLFPKTRNVTPRYQQITLDKSLEKNDFAQILSPNPDDAGVWIHQDAWFYLSDFDKDFSKKLAQKKEGNGFYIMNIEGEIEVNGHQLDTRDALGIWETAEIEIKATTAAKFLVMEIPMKY; this is translated from the coding sequence ATGGCAAATACAGTTTTTCACAAAGCAGACACAAGAGGACACGCAGATCACGGATGGTTAAACGCTTACCACAGTTTTAGTTTCGCTAGCTGGTACAATCCGGACAGAGTACAGTTTGGAGCACTTCGTGTATTGAATGATGACACCGTTGCTCCGGGAATGGGTTTTGGAACACATCCTCACGATAATATGGAAATTATTACTATTCCACTTGAAGGTGATTTAGCACACAAAGACAGCATGGGAAATGCAGCAACCATCAAAACAGGTGATGTACAGGTAATGAGTGCCGGAACCGGAATTCAACACAGTGAATTTAACCCAAATGCAGATTTAAGAACTAAATTATTCCAAATTTGGTTGTTTCCTAAAACCAGAAATGTAACTCCTCGCTACCAACAAATAACTCTGGACAAATCATTAGAAAAAAATGATTTTGCTCAAATATTATCTCCAAATCCGGACGATGCCGGTGTATGGATTCATCAGGATGCCTGGTTTTATTTAAGCGATTTTGATAAAGATTTCTCAAAAAAATTAGCTCAAAAAAAAGAAGGAAACGGTTTCTACATCATGAATATCGAAGGAGAAATCGAAGTTAACGGACATCAATTAGACACCAGAGACGCTTTAGGAATTTGGGAGACTGCCGAAATTGAAATCAAAGCAACTACTGCTGCTAAATTTTTAGTAATGGAAATTCCAATGAAATACTAA